In one Mucilaginibacter sp. PAMB04168 genomic region, the following are encoded:
- a CDS encoding HDIG domain-containing metalloprotein — protein MAKFSISRQRAVVRKYAVGVKFLLILLCVFLIILALPKQTKFRYEFEKGRIWNQKELIAPYNFAILKTSAELEKDQEAALQNISPVYQLNEDVQRQQVEGFVNDFNLKWASAGLPDKVKSRYLEMGRTLLNHVYATGLITLGLKNQPATDNYNVTAVNKNVASAKNTSGLFTKEKAVTYFEQELTLHNVDKAFMLDLLQNRLQNNLIYDDKLTSRLKRDALDNISTTQGMVQKDEVIITKGSVINDEVYQKLVSYKKYFEDSARANGNRWQVFFGQFLLVSLTITLLIIFLRLFRKDIYQNNRLVGLILLVITAMLATLSGAIMLQIPNLYYIPYCIVPIIIRILFDTRLALNIHLLVILIAGFYVPNSFEFAFYEITAGMVSIYSIKNLLRRGQFLTSALIITLNYFAAFVGISFIREGDISSIEWLEFFPFVVSVMLTLLAYPLIYAFEKAFRITSDLTLIELTNTNAALLREMAFKAPGTFQHSLQVANLAENAIYSIGGNALLVRAGALYHDIGKMENPLYFIENQTAGFNPHDKLSYEESAQIIIRHVRKGVEMAGRANLPDDIINFIRTHHGNTRVDYFYQSFLKNFPEKFIDENIFRYPGPIPFSKETGVLMLADSVEAASRSIKEPDAKSISDLVDRIVNYKLNQNQLKDSDITLKDLETIKTIFKRMLMSIYHVRIDY, from the coding sequence ATGGCAAAGTTTAGTATTTCACGACAAAGGGCAGTAGTACGCAAGTATGCGGTTGGCGTAAAGTTTTTATTGATACTCCTGTGTGTATTCTTAATCATTTTAGCGCTTCCTAAGCAAACCAAATTCAGGTATGAATTCGAGAAAGGCCGTATCTGGAATCAGAAAGAGCTGATTGCCCCCTATAATTTTGCTATACTAAAAACGAGTGCCGAACTGGAAAAAGATCAGGAGGCCGCACTGCAGAATATTTCGCCCGTTTACCAGCTTAACGAGGATGTACAACGCCAGCAGGTGGAAGGTTTCGTTAACGATTTTAACCTGAAATGGGCTAGTGCTGGCCTGCCCGACAAAGTTAAGTCGCGCTACTTGGAAATGGGTAGAACGTTGCTTAATCATGTTTATGCTACCGGCTTAATAACCCTGGGTTTAAAAAACCAACCAGCCACCGATAACTATAATGTCACCGCAGTAAATAAAAACGTAGCTTCAGCTAAGAACACATCAGGCTTATTTACAAAAGAAAAGGCTGTGACCTATTTTGAGCAGGAGCTTACCCTTCATAACGTAGACAAGGCGTTTATGCTCGATCTGCTGCAAAACCGCCTTCAAAACAACCTCATTTATGATGATAAATTAACCAGTCGTTTAAAGCGCGATGCCCTGGATAATATTTCGACCACGCAAGGCATGGTACAAAAAGATGAAGTAATTATCACAAAGGGGTCTGTGATAAACGACGAAGTTTACCAAAAGCTTGTTTCCTACAAAAAATATTTTGAAGATAGCGCACGGGCAAATGGTAACCGTTGGCAAGTTTTCTTTGGTCAGTTTTTACTTGTATCGTTAACAATAACGCTGCTTATTATATTCCTAAGGCTGTTCCGTAAAGATATTTATCAGAACAACCGCCTGGTGGGTTTGATATTATTGGTAATCACAGCCATGCTGGCTACATTGTCGGGTGCTATTATGCTGCAAATACCAAATTTGTATTACATCCCTTACTGTATTGTGCCCATCATCATCCGGATACTGTTTGATACGCGGCTGGCGCTCAACATTCACCTGCTCGTTATACTAATTGCCGGCTTTTATGTACCTAACAGCTTTGAGTTCGCCTTTTATGAAATTACAGCGGGTATGGTATCTATCTACAGTATCAAAAACCTGTTGCGCAGGGGCCAGTTTTTAACTTCGGCACTCATTATTACTTTAAACTATTTTGCTGCCTTTGTAGGTATATCCTTCATTAGAGAGGGTGATATTTCCAGTATCGAGTGGCTGGAGTTCTTTCCGTTTGTAGTAAGCGTAATGCTTACATTATTAGCTTACCCGCTTATCTACGCCTTCGAGAAAGCATTTAGGATAACGTCTGATTTAACGCTTATTGAGCTCACCAATACGAATGCCGCTTTACTGCGTGAAATGGCTTTCAAAGCGCCCGGAACCTTTCAGCATTCCCTGCAGGTGGCTAACCTGGCCGAAAATGCTATTTACAGCATTGGCGGTAACGCGCTTCTGGTTAGGGCAGGGGCTTTATACCATGATATTGGTAAAATGGAGAACCCGCTGTATTTTATTGAGAACCAAACGGCAGGATTTAATCCTCATGATAAGCTATCATACGAAGAAAGCGCACAGATCATTATCAGGCATGTGCGCAAAGGAGTGGAAATGGCTGGTAGAGCCAACCTGCCTGATGATATCATTAACTTTATACGTACCCACCACGGTAATACAAGGGTTGATTACTTTTACCAGTCATTCCTGAAAAATTTTCCCGAAAAATTCATTGATGAGAACATTTTCCGTTACCCTGGACCCATACCTTTCTCTAAAGAGACGGGTGTTTTAATGCTGGCCGACTCTGTAGAAGCCGCTTCGCGCTCAATAAAAGAGCCAGATGCAAAATCCATAAGCGACCTGGTTGACCGCATTGTGAATTACAAACTAAATCAGAACCAGTTGAAAGACAGTGATATTACGTTGAAAGATTTGGAAACCATTAAAACTATATTTAAGCGCATGCTCATGAGTATTTACCACGTGCGAATAGATTATTAG
- a CDS encoding POT family MFS transporter, with product MVQDTLSIDKELVEPKYPKSIPYIIGNEAAERFSFYGMRSILATFLVAQFFNPTHNAALQTVAEAKANEITHIFVALAYAMPFVGALMADWFFGKYKVILYVSILYCFGHLLLAIFDTDLQGFRYGLVLIAVGAGGIKSCVSANVGDQFDKTNQSLLSKVYGWFYFAINSGSVLSTIAIPYIYEHYGAKWAFGVPGILMALATIIFFSGRKKYVKLPPSGINRNNFLFISLYALFNIGKKQKGQALLDVAKDSFDHEKVEGIKAVWRVMAVFAFVPIFWAMWDQSLSEWVLQATKLDLHMFGYQLLPEQVQTANPVFLLSFIPIFNYGIYPFLDRMGLKTTPLRRFSAGLILTGLSFVIIALIQTRVDAGEHPSVWWQILAYMVLSAGETLVSITGLEYAYTQSPKSMKSTMSAIWLLTVAIGNIFVAYVNNSISNKGFFSQFEGANYYWFFVGLISVFIFVYLFVSPRLKERNYVAEDENQVAAETTNL from the coding sequence ATGGTTCAAGATACGCTTTCGATCGATAAAGAACTTGTCGAACCGAAGTACCCAAAAAGTATTCCCTACATTATAGGCAATGAAGCCGCAGAGCGTTTTAGCTTCTATGGCATGCGCTCTATACTTGCCACCTTCCTGGTAGCACAGTTCTTCAACCCCACCCATAACGCTGCATTGCAAACTGTGGCAGAGGCGAAAGCTAACGAAATAACCCACATATTTGTGGCATTGGCTTATGCCATGCCGTTTGTTGGCGCCTTAATGGCCGATTGGTTCTTTGGCAAATACAAAGTAATCTTATACGTTTCGATATTATATTGCTTCGGCCACTTGTTGCTGGCTATATTTGATACCGATTTGCAAGGCTTTCGTTACGGCCTTGTATTGATTGCAGTTGGCGCCGGTGGTATTAAGTCATGTGTATCAGCTAACGTGGGCGATCAGTTTGACAAAACCAACCAGAGCTTACTATCAAAAGTTTATGGATGGTTTTATTTTGCCATTAACTCTGGTTCTGTACTCTCAACCATCGCTATACCGTACATTTATGAGCATTATGGTGCTAAATGGGCTTTTGGCGTTCCTGGTATTTTGATGGCCCTGGCCACTATTATTTTCTTTTCGGGCCGTAAAAAGTATGTCAAGCTCCCGCCCTCGGGCATCAACCGTAACAACTTCCTGTTCATATCTCTTTATGCGCTATTTAACATTGGTAAAAAACAAAAAGGGCAGGCATTACTGGATGTAGCTAAAGACAGTTTCGACCATGAAAAAGTAGAAGGTATTAAAGCGGTATGGCGTGTAATGGCTGTATTTGCGTTTGTCCCTATCTTTTGGGCCATGTGGGATCAAAGCTTATCGGAATGGGTGTTGCAGGCTACCAAGCTTGATTTACACATGTTTGGGTACCAGTTACTGCCTGAGCAGGTTCAAACTGCCAACCCTGTTTTCCTGCTTTCATTTATTCCTATTTTCAATTATGGTATCTACCCATTTTTAGATAGAATGGGGCTTAAAACCACGCCGTTACGTCGCTTTAGTGCAGGTTTAATATTAACAGGCTTGTCTTTTGTAATCATCGCTTTGATACAAACCCGTGTTGATGCTGGCGAACATCCGTCAGTTTGGTGGCAAATATTGGCTTATATGGTACTGTCGGCTGGTGAAACACTGGTTTCGATTACCGGCTTAGAATATGCTTATACACAATCCCCTAAATCAATGAAAAGTACGATGTCTGCTATTTGGTTACTTACAGTAGCTATAGGGAACATCTTTGTAGCTTATGTTAACAATAGTATATCAAATAAAGGCTTCTTCTCTCAGTTTGAGGGGGCTAATTATTACTGGTTCTTTGTGGGTCTGATTTCTGTATTCATTTTTGTTTACCTGTTCGTTTCCCCTCGCTTAAAAGAACGTAATTATGTGGCCGAAGATGAGAACCAAGTTGCGGCAGAAACGACTAACTTGTAA
- a CDS encoding polyprenol monophosphomannose synthase: MPDSIVIIPTYNEKENIERMIRKVLSLPHDFHLLIVDDGSPDGTGAIVKGLQAEYPERLFIEERKGKQGLGTAYIHGFKWSIQRKYDYIFEMDADFSHNPNDLLRLRETCVEGADMAIGSRYVKGVNVVNWPMNRVLMSYYASAYVRFITGINIKDATAGFVCYKRKVLETIRLDKIKFVGYAFQIEMKYTTIKHGFKVVEIPIIFTDRTEGVSKMSTRIFREAFLGVIQMKLNSIFRKYPEGE; this comes from the coding sequence GTGCCCGATAGCATAGTTATCATACCTACTTATAACGAAAAAGAAAACATTGAGCGCATGATACGCAAAGTGTTATCGCTTCCGCATGACTTTCATTTACTGATAGTTGATGACGGATCGCCCGATGGTACAGGCGCAATTGTAAAAGGTCTGCAGGCCGAGTACCCCGAGCGTTTGTTTATAGAGGAGCGCAAAGGCAAGCAGGGTTTGGGTACGGCGTATATACACGGTTTTAAGTGGAGCATACAGCGCAAGTACGATTACATATTTGAGATGGATGCCGATTTCTCGCACAATCCGAACGATTTGCTGCGCTTACGTGAGACTTGTGTAGAGGGTGCCGATATGGCCATAGGCTCACGCTACGTTAAAGGCGTTAACGTGGTAAACTGGCCCATGAACCGGGTACTGATGAGCTACTATGCCTCGGCATACGTGCGGTTTATAACCGGCATCAACATTAAGGATGCTACCGCAGGCTTTGTGTGTTACAAGCGCAAGGTGCTCGAAACTATCCGGCTGGATAAGATCAAATTTGTAGGTTACGCCTTCCAGATTGAAATGAAATATACCACCATTAAACATGGCTTTAAGGTGGTAGAGATCCCCATCATATTTACCGACCGCACCGAAGGCGTGTCTAAAATGTCGACACGCATTTTCCGCGAAGCCTTTTTAGGCGTAATCCAAATGAAGCTGAACAGCATTTTCAGAAAGTATCCCGAAGGAGAATAA
- the ruvB gene encoding Holliday junction branch migration DNA helicase RuvB gives MNENLDPNQERLTSTERDIEKVLRPQAFEDFTGQHKILANLKVFVQAARQRGESLDHVLLHGPPGLGKTTLSHIIANEMGVGIKITSGPVLDKPGDLAGLLTNLEAGDILFIDEIHRLSPLVEEYLYSAMEDFKIDIMLESGPNARSVQLTLNPFTLVGATTRSGLLTAPLRARFGINSRLEYYDAKLLTTIVLRSASILKTPITDEGAYEIARRSRGTPRIANALLRRTRDFAQIKGNGSIDTEIAKYALTALNVDEHGLDEMDNKILLTIIEKFKGGPVGVKTIATAVGEDEGTIEEVYEPFLIQEGYLMRTSRGREATDNAYRHLGIMRAGQAPRLF, from the coding sequence ATGAACGAGAATTTAGACCCAAATCAGGAACGCCTTACCTCTACCGAACGCGACATTGAAAAAGTGTTGCGGCCGCAGGCTTTTGAAGATTTTACCGGTCAGCATAAAATATTAGCCAACTTAAAAGTGTTTGTACAGGCGGCACGTCAGCGTGGCGAATCGCTTGATCATGTGCTATTGCATGGCCCTCCCGGCTTGGGTAAAACTACCCTATCGCACATTATCGCCAACGAAATGGGCGTAGGCATCAAGATCACTTCCGGTCCGGTACTGGACAAGCCCGGCGATCTGGCCGGCCTGCTAACCAACCTCGAAGCTGGAGATATACTTTTTATTGACGAAATACACCGCCTGAGCCCACTGGTAGAAGAATACCTGTACTCGGCCATGGAGGATTTCAAGATTGACATTATGCTGGAGAGCGGCCCAAATGCCCGCTCGGTGCAGTTAACCTTAAATCCGTTTACACTGGTGGGCGCTACTACCCGCTCAGGTTTACTTACCGCACCTTTACGGGCCCGCTTCGGCATCAACTCGCGATTGGAGTATTATGATGCCAAGCTACTCACCACAATTGTTTTGCGTTCGGCCTCTATCCTTAAAACGCCCATTACCGATGAGGGCGCTTATGAGATTGCACGCCGCAGCCGTGGTACACCCCGTATTGCCAATGCCCTGCTACGCCGTACGCGCGATTTTGCTCAAATAAAAGGCAATGGCAGCATTGATACCGAGATTGCCAAATATGCACTTACTGCCCTGAACGTGGACGAGCACGGGCTCGACGAGATGGACAATAAGATACTACTTACTATTATTGAGAAATTTAAAGGAGGCCCGGTTGGCGTAAAAACTATTGCCACCGCCGTAGGCGAAGATGAGGGCACCATTGAAGAAGTTTACGAACCTTTCCTGATCCAGGAAGGTTACCTGATGCGTACCTCGCGCGGGCGTGAAGCTACCGACAATGCCTACCGGCACCTGGGCATCATGCGCGCAGGCCAGGCTCCAAGGTTATTTTGA
- a CDS encoding phosphatase PAP2 family protein — MKIKSICILLIIFLTSSTSFNANAQNNRLDRIEDGILLDLAKSRTRPQTEVLMFLSKNYQYIDYSIPVGMFVGGAIGQNKELRQNAAYVASSTLISYGLSAIIKKLVKRDRPFIRNVSITPVYEPTRYSFPSGHTALSISTATALSISYPKWYVIAPSFLWAGATSYSRMYLGVHYPTDVAGGAVLGAGTAASLIFLKKP, encoded by the coding sequence ATGAAAATTAAGTCTATCTGTATTTTACTGATCATATTCCTCACAAGCAGCACGTCTTTCAATGCAAATGCCCAAAACAACAGGCTTGACAGAATTGAAGATGGGATTTTGCTGGATCTGGCAAAATCGCGCACACGCCCGCAAACCGAAGTGCTGATGTTTTTATCCAAAAACTACCAATACATCGATTACAGCATCCCGGTAGGTATGTTTGTAGGCGGTGCCATTGGCCAAAATAAAGAACTACGACAAAATGCGGCCTATGTAGCCAGCAGCACACTCATCTCCTATGGCTTATCGGCTATTATAAAAAAACTGGTTAAGCGCGACCGGCCATTTATCCGCAACGTGAGCATTACACCTGTTTACGAGCCAACACGTTACTCTTTCCCTTCGGGCCATACGGCACTTAGCATTTCTACCGCTACGGCACTCAGCATTTCCTACCCTAAGTGGTATGTAATTGCGCCCTCGTTTTTATGGGCAGGCGCTACCAGTTACTCGCGCATGTACCTGGGCGTACACTACCCTACCGATGTAGCCGGAGGGGCAGTTTTAGGTGCTGGTACAGCGGCATCACTTATTTTCTTAAAAAAGCCCTAA
- a CDS encoding GH92 family glycosyl hydrolase has translation MKYIWSLIIFLIATAVQAQQVNKVTDPAEWVNPLMGTDSKPDLSNGNTYPAVGVPWGMNYWSAQTGTMGNGWMYQYAADKIRGFKQTHQPSPWMNDYGQFAIMPVTGKTKFTQDDRASWFSHKAEVVKPYYYSVYLADHDVTAEMTTTERAAHFQFSYPKSDSSFIVIDALDRGSYIRIIPQQNKIIGYTTRNARSKPVNFKNYFVIYTDKPFTIARAWHGKTLAGADSLEITNNHAGAIIGFKTAKGEKVHLRVASSLISFEQAELNLKREVGNDSFEATKQKAHIAWNKVLSRIRVEGGTADQTRTFYSCLYRTVMFPNKLYEVDANNKVVHYSPYTGKTMPGYKFAGTGFWDTFRALYPFLNLVYPSINKEMQQGLISDYTEGGWLPEWSSPGYADIMVGNNSASVVAEAYLKGLRGYDINKLYEALQHGANNEGPVTATGRYGVKYYNELGYVPYDVKINESAARTLEYAYDDFAIYQLAKALNRPASEVELYKTRSQNYRKLFDPATGLMRGKNRDGSFQSPFNPFKWGDAFTEGNSWHYSWSVFHDVQGLINLMGGERKFISKLDSVFSLPPVFDDSYYGGVIHEIREMQIMNMGQYAHGNQPIQHMIYLYNYAGQPWKTQYWAREVMNRLYKPTPDGYCGDEDNGQTSAWYVFSAMGFYPVCPASDQYVLGAPLFKKVTLTLENGKTVVISSPQNSDANRYINSLTFNGKPYAYNWLSHQTLLKGGVLHFKMQSVPNKIRGNRQTDYPFSMSNKQ, from the coding sequence ATGAAGTATATCTGGTCTCTTATTATATTTTTGATAGCCACCGCAGTACAAGCCCAACAGGTAAACAAAGTAACCGATCCGGCCGAGTGGGTGAACCCGCTTATGGGTACCGACTCAAAGCCCGATCTGAGCAACGGTAATACTTACCCTGCTGTGGGTGTACCCTGGGGGATGAATTATTGGTCGGCCCAAACAGGCACTATGGGCAACGGCTGGATGTACCAATATGCGGCTGATAAGATACGGGGCTTTAAGCAAACCCACCAACCCTCCCCCTGGATGAACGACTACGGGCAATTTGCCATTATGCCGGTAACTGGTAAAACCAAATTTACACAGGATGACAGGGCCAGTTGGTTTAGCCACAAGGCAGAGGTGGTAAAACCTTATTACTACAGCGTTTACCTGGCCGACCATGATGTAACCGCCGAGATGACCACCACTGAGCGTGCTGCGCACTTTCAGTTCAGTTACCCTAAAAGCGATAGCTCATTTATTGTAATTGATGCTTTAGACCGAGGATCGTATATCAGGATCATACCTCAGCAAAACAAGATTATTGGCTATACTACGCGCAATGCCCGCAGCAAGCCGGTTAATTTTAAAAACTACTTTGTAATTTATACCGACAAGCCTTTTACCATTGCACGGGCATGGCATGGTAAAACACTAGCCGGTGCCGATTCGCTGGAAATAACCAACAACCATGCAGGCGCTATTATTGGTTTTAAAACTGCTAAAGGCGAAAAGGTGCACCTGCGGGTAGCATCATCGCTCATTAGCTTTGAGCAGGCCGAACTGAATTTAAAGCGCGAGGTGGGCAATGACAGTTTTGAGGCCACCAAGCAAAAAGCTCACATTGCCTGGAACAAGGTACTTAGCCGCATACGGGTAGAAGGTGGCACGGCAGATCAAACCCGTACTTTTTATTCCTGCCTGTACCGTACGGTGATGTTCCCTAATAAGCTGTATGAAGTGGATGCTAACAACAAGGTGGTTCATTACAGTCCTTACACCGGCAAAACTATGCCGGGTTACAAATTTGCTGGCACCGGTTTTTGGGATACTTTCCGCGCGCTTTACCCTTTTTTAAACTTGGTGTATCCATCCATTAATAAAGAGATGCAGCAGGGCCTTATTAGTGATTATACGGAGGGCGGCTGGCTGCCCGAATGGAGCAGCCCTGGTTATGCCGATATTATGGTGGGCAACAACTCGGCATCGGTAGTGGCCGAAGCTTACCTGAAAGGTTTGCGGGGCTACGATATTAACAAGCTATACGAAGCCCTGCAGCACGGTGCTAACAACGAGGGCCCGGTCACCGCCACTGGCCGTTATGGTGTAAAATATTATAACGAACTGGGCTACGTACCTTATGATGTTAAAATAAACGAAAGCGCTGCCCGTACCTTAGAGTATGCTTATGACGACTTCGCCATTTATCAACTGGCCAAGGCCTTAAACCGTCCGGCATCCGAAGTAGAGTTGTACAAAACGCGCAGTCAGAACTACCGAAAGCTGTTTGACCCGGCAACGGGCTTAATGCGGGGTAAAAATAGAGATGGCAGCTTTCAGTCGCCTTTTAACCCGTTTAAGTGGGGCGATGCCTTTACCGAGGGTAACAGTTGGCACTACTCCTGGTCGGTGTTTCATGATGTGCAGGGGCTGATTAACCTTATGGGCGGCGAGCGGAAATTTATTTCCAAGCTTGATTCGGTATTTAGCCTGCCACCTGTTTTTGACGACAGCTACTATGGCGGTGTGATACATGAGATTCGGGAGATGCAGATCATGAACATGGGCCAGTATGCACACGGCAACCAGCCCATACAGCACATGATTTACCTGTATAATTACGCTGGCCAGCCTTGGAAAACCCAATACTGGGCTCGCGAAGTGATGAACCGCCTTTACAAGCCCACACCAGATGGTTACTGCGGCGATGAAGACAACGGTCAAACATCAGCTTGGTACGTATTCTCGGCCATGGGCTTCTACCCGGTATGCCCCGCAAGTGACCAGTATGTACTGGGGGCACCGTTATTTAAAAAGGTTACCCTAACACTTGAAAACGGCAAAACTGTTGTGATTAGTTCGCCCCAAAACAGTGATGCGAACAGGTATATAAACAGCTTAACCTTTAACGGTAAACCTTACGCTTACAATTGGTTAAGCCATCAAACATTATTAAAAGGCGGTGTATTGCATTTTAAAATGCAGTCTGTACCCAACAAAATAAGAGGAAACAGGCAAACAGATTACCCGTTTTCGATGTCTAATAAGCAGTAA
- a CDS encoding nicotinamide-nucleotide amidohydrolase family protein: MPSDIVIDCSHTLKDRKLTIAFAESVTAGKVISEFALIPNCGSVLNGSIVCYDVSVKKSLLGVTDEMIEQFTPESAEVTEQLAIGLRKLIPSDVIVAVTGLAAPGGSETEEKPVGTMFVHGFFKDKPWKLRLYIDDEPEQVILKAIDEIANYLLKELAVSA, encoded by the coding sequence ATGCCATCTGATATCGTTATTGACTGTAGTCATACTTTAAAAGACCGTAAATTAACCATTGCATTTGCCGAGAGCGTAACCGCCGGTAAAGTTATATCTGAGTTTGCGCTTATACCCAATTGTGGCAGCGTACTTAACGGCAGTATTGTGTGTTACGACGTGAGTGTAAAAAAAAGCTTACTGGGCGTAACTGACGAAATGATTGAACAATTTACGCCCGAATCTGCTGAGGTAACAGAACAATTGGCCATTGGCCTGCGCAAGCTCATACCCTCCGACGTAATCGTTGCCGTTACCGGCCTTGCAGCGCCTGGTGGCAGCGAAACTGAAGAAAAGCCGGTAGGTACCATGTTTGTACATGGCTTTTTTAAGGACAAGCCCTGGAAACTTCGCCTTTATATTGATGATGAGCCAGAACAGGTGATTTTGAAAGCTATAGATGAAATAGCAAATTATCTGCTTAAGGAACTTGCAGTGAGCGCATAA
- a CDS encoding polysaccharide deacetylase family protein — MYRIFTAIAACTLSLAACQSGKTASVTDSTATTTTATTTTATTEPAAKKPGKMGTNAEIIARKQVPILCYHQIRDWRPRDSKTAKDYIVPIVSFKEKIKMLADSGYHTILPNQLYDYLTTGAALPSKPIMLTFDDTDLDQFTIANPELKKYGFKAVYFIMTVSIGRPNYMNKEQIKQLSDEGNVIASHTWDHHNFKKFAGKDWETQIDKPTKKLEEITGKKIEYFAYPFGLWNAQGLPELHKRGFKAAFQLAEKRDPNDPLMTIRRILDSGYWSAKTLHNSIKNSF, encoded by the coding sequence ATGTATAGAATATTTACAGCTATTGCCGCTTGTACCCTAAGTTTAGCTGCCTGCCAGTCGGGCAAAACGGCCAGTGTTACTGATAGTACTGCAACCACAACAACAGCCACTACTACAACCGCCACAACAGAGCCGGCAGCCAAAAAGCCAGGCAAAATGGGCACCAATGCCGAGATTATTGCCCGTAAGCAGGTGCCTATTTTGTGCTACCACCAAATACGCGACTGGCGCCCGCGCGACTCCAAAACAGCAAAGGACTATATTGTACCCATAGTCAGTTTTAAGGAAAAAATAAAGATGCTGGCCGATAGCGGTTACCATACCATACTGCCCAACCAATTGTATGATTACCTTACCACCGGCGCTGCATTGCCCAGCAAACCCATCATGCTTACATTTGATGATACCGATCTGGACCAATTTACCATTGCCAATCCCGAACTGAAAAAGTATGGCTTTAAGGCGGTATACTTCATCATGACCGTATCTATAGGCCGGCCTAACTATATGAACAAGGAGCAGATCAAACAACTGTCAGACGAGGGCAACGTAATAGCCAGCCACACCTGGGATCATCACAACTTTAAAAAGTTTGCCGGTAAAGATTGGGAAACCCAAATTGATAAGCCTACTAAAAAGCTGGAAGAAATAACCGGTAAGAAGATAGAATATTTTGCCTACCCGTTCGGTTTATGGAATGCGCAGGGCTTGCCCGAACTGCACAAACGTGGTTTCAAGGCAGCCTTTCAATTGGCTGAGAAGCGTGATCCTAATGATCCGCTGATGACCATACGCCGTATTTTAGATAGCGGTTACTGGAGTGCCAAAACCTTGCATAACAGTATTAAAAATAGTTTTTAA
- a CDS encoding STAS/SEC14 domain-containing protein yields MLQFINDLPDNIIGIHAIGEVTKEDIDNVLIPRLDDLVKRQGEINYLLVLETDAQNFSAGAWWDDIKVGLKHFTKWKKVAVVTDQKSVEWFTSNIFKFLIPGTSKGFSLDKLEEAVKWIAE; encoded by the coding sequence ATGCTGCAATTTATAAATGATTTACCTGATAATATAATTGGCATACATGCCATAGGAGAGGTAACCAAAGAAGACATTGATAACGTACTGATACCACGATTGGATGATCTGGTAAAACGCCAGGGCGAGATCAATTACCTGCTGGTACTTGAAACCGATGCGCAGAACTTTAGCGCCGGGGCATGGTGGGACGATATAAAAGTAGGCCTTAAGCATTTTACGAAATGGAAGAAAGTGGCCGTAGTAACCGACCAGAAAAGCGTAGAATGGTTTACCAGCAATATTTTTAAATTCCTGATTCCGGGAACTTCAAAAGGTTTTTCGTTAGATAAACTGGAAGAGGCCGTTAAATGGATAGCAGAATAA